A window of the Candidatus Jettenia caeni genome harbors these coding sequences:
- a CDS encoding two-component response regulator, with protein MNRDNELPEKHTILPTEAGLTKSDEESHRKASDDIQMEDELRKLSHAIEQSPSAVMITNSKGSIEYVNPKFTQVTGYTPEEVLGKNPRILKSDTIPSEEYRQLWETITSGGEWRGEFCNKRKDGGCYWEYASISGVRNHKGDITHFIAVKEDITERKRAEDERNKHIKELENLMSYSTIMNDEVHEETLLRHMSSAIQEHFNPDIMAIIMLDRERNMLYVPLIEPSMPVSEFIKNEVILDPLLCNVIKTRRECIVMNTNKDLSCKCILYKIERGGYICLPLIAGGILFGMVVMIKKEIACWNDEKIRRLMSNYVGLTALALHRLELLDIAKHTNITDELTGVYNKRFFNEILSKQIFLAKRRNEHLSLLILDPDHFKNLHDTYGEGAGDRILQQMTRIISDFVNKSDIIARYDHEEIAIIMPTLFITRALVKADEIRRIIEYTDFDDIVPGQTIKLTVSIGIASFPEHGTEQETLIKLANKALYQAKEGGRNRVAGPY; from the coding sequence TTGAATAGAGATAATGAATTGCCGGAAAAACATACAATCCTTCCTACAGAAGCGGGTCTAACAAAGAGTGACGAAGAATCTCATAGAAAAGCTTCCGACGACATCCAGATGGAGGATGAGCTTCGTAAATTATCCCATGCCATAGAGCAAAGCCCAAGCGCGGTTATGATTACCAATAGTAAGGGCAGTATTGAATATGTCAACCCCAAGTTTACTCAGGTAACAGGCTACACCCCTGAAGAAGTCCTGGGGAAAAACCCACGCATCTTAAAATCCGATACGATACCATCGGAAGAATACCGTCAGTTATGGGAAACGATTACCTCCGGAGGAGAATGGCGGGGGGAGTTCTGTAACAAGAGAAAGGACGGCGGTTGCTATTGGGAGTACGCCTCTATCTCAGGGGTAAGAAACCATAAAGGCGACATCACCCATTTCATCGCCGTTAAGGAAGACATCACAGAACGTAAACGGGCAGAGGACGAGAGGAATAAGCACATTAAGGAGTTAGAGAATCTCATGTCTTATTCTACTATTATGAACGACGAGGTGCACGAAGAAACGTTACTGAGGCACATGAGTTCGGCTATACAGGAACATTTTAACCCGGATATTATGGCAATAATAATGCTGGACAGGGAGAGAAACATGCTTTACGTACCCCTTATAGAACCTTCCATGCCAGTAAGTGAGTTTATAAAAAATGAGGTTATCCTTGACCCTTTGTTGTGCAATGTAATAAAAACGCGCCGGGAATGTATCGTAATGAATACCAACAAGGACTTATCCTGTAAATGCATTCTTTATAAAATTGAAAGGGGTGGATATATATGCCTTCCTCTGATAGCCGGAGGAATTCTGTTTGGAATGGTTGTGATGATAAAAAAGGAGATTGCTTGCTGGAATGACGAAAAAATACGCAGGCTTATGTCAAACTATGTTGGACTGACAGCATTGGCTTTACACAGGCTTGAACTTCTGGATATTGCCAAACATACAAATATAACCGACGAGCTCACAGGGGTATATAATAAAAGATTCTTTAATGAGATACTGAGTAAGCAGATATTTCTGGCAAAGAGACGTAATGAACATTTAAGCCTTCTCATTTTAGACCCGGACCACTTTAAGAATTTACATGATACTTATGGAGAAGGAGCAGGGGACCGTATATTGCAACAAATGACAAGGATTATCAGTGATTTCGTAAACAAATCAGATATTATTGCCAGATACGATCATGAAGAAATCGCCATTATCATGCCTACATTGTTTATAACAAGGGCGCTGGTAAAGGCGGATGAAATTCGCCGGATTATTGAATATACCGATTTTGACGATATCGTACCGGGACAAACCATTAAGTTAACGGTAAGTATCGGGATTGCATCTTTCCCGGAGCATGGCACGGAACAAGAAACCCTCATAAAGCTTGCAAACAAAGCACTCTACCAGGCTAAAGAAGGTGGCAGGAATCGGGTTGCAGGTCCTTATTAA
- a CDS encoding TDP-4-dehydrorhamnose reductase — MSLPFFLPLLITGVTGVPGYSVFKYLHAKYPKHVTAIRPVRYWPLRDEGIIPLDIEDRKGLVRLMKQKNFKSVLNGAGSCALKSCEMNSVLAYRVNVQSVLNVLEMMGDQEIRLIHLSTDLVFPGKPSGLYTEESPLSPVTMYGKTMALAEEIIMLRYPSAAIFRISLPMGISVNGHAGAIDWILSRFKKNNPATLYFDELRSPFYCEDFNKIVELTLGEKIRGIYHLGSHRHLSLYQIGQIVNKVGGYAPHLLKGCMRKEAGPMPPRAGNVTMSNRKLIEALGVDPFRKWPYLDYHVPDGDQWHYDRPDHMVFHPEMIHKYLYNIPVKCQ; from the coding sequence ATGTCTTTACCATTTTTCTTGCCTCTTTTAATTACCGGTGTAACAGGCGTACCCGGCTACAGCGTCTTTAAATATCTCCATGCAAAATACCCAAAACACGTTACAGCCATCCGCCCTGTTCGTTACTGGCCATTACGTGATGAGGGTATTATTCCTTTAGATATAGAAGACCGCAAAGGACTGGTAAGGTTAATGAAGCAGAAGAATTTCAAGTCTGTTCTGAATGGGGCAGGGTCATGCGCCTTGAAGTCCTGCGAGATGAACTCTGTGCTAGCCTATCGTGTGAATGTGCAATCGGTTCTGAATGTGCTTGAAATGATGGGAGACCAGGAGATCAGGCTCATTCACCTTTCTACAGATCTCGTGTTTCCGGGAAAACCGTCGGGCCTGTATACAGAAGAAAGCCCACTATCTCCCGTTACTATGTATGGCAAGACTATGGCTTTGGCGGAAGAAATTATTATGCTCCGCTATCCTTCTGCAGCAATTTTTCGCATATCGCTCCCCATGGGAATCAGCGTAAATGGACATGCGGGCGCCATTGACTGGATATTATCCCGCTTTAAAAAAAATAATCCGGCCACACTATACTTCGATGAATTGAGATCGCCTTTCTACTGCGAGGACTTCAATAAGATTGTAGAACTTACCCTGGGGGAAAAGATACGGGGTATTTATCATCTTGGCTCACATCGGCACCTCAGTCTTTACCAGATAGGGCAGATCGTAAATAAGGTAGGAGGTTACGCCCCCCATCTATTGAAAGGGTGCATGCGTAAAGAGGCAGGGCCAATGCCCCCCCGGGCAGGTAACGTTACTATGAGTAATAGGAAACTTATCGAGGCGTTGGGGGTAGATCCCTTTCGTAAATGGCCTTATCTGGATTATCACGTCCCTGACGGAGACCAATGGCATTATGACCGTCCTGATCATATGGTCTTTCATCCAGAAATGATTCACAAGTATCTTTACAACATTCCTGTCAAATGTCAGTAG
- a CDS encoding transposase: MERKRYSGEFKAKVAIEAIKGEKAASEIAGEYGVHPTQIAQWKKQVMDEIPKIFSTKKERDARKEEEIKSSLYQQIGQLKVELDWVKKKLDLPVDAKRSLVEVENKEISIVRQCELLGLERSSFYYTPIGESGYNFELMNRIDEQYMRSPFYGVRRMTEWLRQEGYGVNRKRVNRLMRQMGLYAIYPKPRLSDGRDEQKRYPYLLRGLKIEYPNHVWCADITYVKMSQGYVYLVAIMDWYSRYVVSWAVSITLDVGFCIEALDKAKEVGNPEIFNTDQGSQFTSRAFTGRLTEARIKISMDGRGRVLTTYL; this comes from the coding sequence ATGGAGAGGAAGAGATACAGTGGTGAATTTAAGGCGAAGGTAGCGATAGAGGCGATAAAGGGGGAGAAGGCAGCCAGTGAGATAGCGGGAGAATATGGGGTACATCCGACACAGATAGCACAGTGGAAGAAGCAAGTAATGGACGAGATACCGAAGATATTTTCAACGAAGAAGGAAAGAGATGCAAGAAAGGAGGAGGAAATAAAGTCATCGTTGTATCAGCAAATAGGACAATTGAAGGTGGAGTTGGATTGGGTTAAAAAAAAGCTGGACTTACCAGTTGATGCGAAGAGGAGTCTGGTAGAGGTGGAGAACAAGGAGATCAGCATAGTCCGTCAATGTGAATTGTTAGGATTAGAAAGGTCAAGTTTTTATTACACACCGATAGGAGAGAGCGGATATAACTTTGAGTTGATGAACCGTATAGACGAGCAGTACATGAGGAGTCCGTTTTATGGGGTAAGGCGGATGACGGAATGGTTAAGACAAGAGGGGTATGGAGTAAATCGTAAGCGGGTAAACCGGCTGATGAGGCAGATGGGTTTGTATGCGATTTATCCAAAGCCGAGGCTCAGTGATGGGAGGGATGAGCAGAAGAGATATCCGTATTTATTGAGGGGCTTGAAGATAGAGTATCCGAACCATGTATGGTGTGCGGATATAACGTATGTGAAGATGAGTCAGGGGTATGTTTACCTGGTGGCGATAATGGATTGGTATAGCAGGTATGTGGTATCCTGGGCAGTGTCAATAACGTTAGATGTAGGGTTTTGCATAGAGGCATTGGATAAGGCGAAGGAGGTGGGGAATCCGGAGATATTTAACACGGATCAGGGTTCACAGTTTACCAGTAGGGCATTTACGGGTAGATTAACAGAAGCAAGAATAAAGATCAGCATGGATGGCAGAGGGAGGGTGTTGACAACATATTTATAG
- a CDS encoding ribonuclease H, with the protein MNKSHFTIFIDSSYNPDRKFGVGGFLCIPNCPDEVLVNKNALEELYSPDVVKTRIVEHTTNTRLELQTLLWALESLRLDTETKTSEEMGSITVYTDCRTAVDLLRRRERLGRTHYLSKRKGTILGNADIYKGIFTLCDQLSPKLVWIKGHTSEKDRVGIQKIFSEVDRFVRNLLRSYIARKFS; encoded by the coding sequence ATGAACAAATCTCATTTTACGATTTTTATTGATTCCAGCTACAATCCAGACAGAAAATTTGGGGTAGGGGGATTTTTGTGTATTCCAAATTGCCCTGACGAAGTGCTGGTGAATAAGAATGCGTTAGAGGAATTGTATTCTCCGGATGTCGTGAAAACAAGGATTGTGGAGCATACAACAAATACACGGCTGGAACTTCAGACACTTCTCTGGGCTCTCGAATCTCTCAGATTAGATACTGAGACCAAAACCTCTGAGGAAATGGGATCGATAACCGTTTACACAGACTGCCGTACCGCAGTTGATCTGCTGCGACGGAGAGAGAGGCTTGGGCGTACTCATTATCTCAGTAAAAGAAAAGGTACAATTTTGGGAAATGCAGATATCTACAAGGGCATTTTTACACTCTGCGACCAGCTTTCGCCAAAGCTCGTATGGATTAAAGGGCATACCTCGGAAAAAGACCGTGTTGGTATACAGAAGATATTTTCAGAAGTAGATAGATTCGTCAGAAATCTATTGAGAAGTTATATCGCTCGTAAATTCTCATAA
- a CDS encoding long-chain-fatty-acid--CoA ligase, which produces MITLVETFLNTCKKHAGATAVIDQTGSATYDTIYQEAREIAAQLLAEDTGNTIGILLPAGKRFVTTFYGILMAGKTPVPLNYLLSSSQLLFVSQNAGIETVFTNSLFKPLLGNHIRRIFSCEEKIPHALIGEEKIKRGDAEDLAAILYTSGTDANPKGVMLTHKNFLSNLDGCIHAFKFTDKDILLGILPLFHTYALTTTLILPTCVGATVVYLERFSGPKVLEVIEKYKITCISAIPSMYRMLVRAVTSTKHNVSSLRLCTSGGEHLPGEILAAFNKAFPVRLMEGYGLTEATAVVSVNTPEKYKPNSIGAPLDNLEVKIAGESGQCLPANKEGEIWVKGPNIMKGYYKLPNETEKTITSDNWLKTGDYGKVDTEGFLWITGRKKDLIIISGENVSPREIEQVIGEHEKVFEVAVVGVPDKVRGEVPKACIVLHEHAMCSEEEIRDHCMQRLPNYKVPKYFEFLKELPHSPTGKILKRVLRQ; this is translated from the coding sequence TTGATAACACTCGTCGAAACCTTTCTTAATACCTGTAAAAAACACGCCGGGGCAACAGCCGTTATTGATCAAACTGGGTCTGCTACATATGATACTATTTATCAGGAGGCCAGAGAGATTGCGGCGCAATTATTAGCAGAAGATACAGGCAATACTATCGGAATTCTTCTTCCTGCTGGTAAAAGATTTGTAACAACGTTCTATGGAATCTTGATGGCAGGAAAGACCCCGGTTCCTTTAAATTACCTGCTTTCATCATCCCAGCTATTATTTGTAAGCCAGAATGCGGGTATAGAAACTGTCTTCACCAATAGTCTGTTTAAACCACTCCTGGGAAATCACATAAGACGTATCTTTTCTTGTGAAGAAAAAATTCCTCATGCATTGATAGGAGAAGAAAAAATAAAACGTGGAGATGCAGAGGATTTGGCTGCCATATTATATACATCGGGTACTGATGCCAATCCAAAAGGGGTTATGTTAACACATAAAAATTTCCTGAGTAACCTTGATGGCTGTATACATGCATTTAAATTCACGGATAAGGATATACTATTAGGTATACTTCCGCTTTTTCATACCTACGCATTGACTACTACATTGATATTACCAACCTGTGTGGGCGCAACAGTAGTTTATCTTGAACGGTTTTCAGGGCCGAAAGTTCTTGAAGTGATTGAGAAATATAAGATTACCTGTATAAGCGCTATTCCATCCATGTATAGGATGCTCGTGCGAGCCGTGACGTCAACAAAACATAATGTAAGCTCTTTAAGACTTTGTACATCAGGAGGAGAGCATTTACCCGGAGAGATACTGGCAGCATTTAATAAGGCATTTCCTGTCCGGTTAATGGAAGGATATGGACTAACAGAAGCAACAGCCGTTGTCTCTGTAAATACCCCTGAAAAGTATAAGCCAAATAGCATTGGCGCTCCATTGGATAACCTTGAAGTGAAAATCGCAGGTGAAAGTGGACAATGTCTGCCAGCAAATAAAGAAGGTGAAATTTGGGTGAAGGGACCGAATATCATGAAGGGATATTATAAACTCCCAAACGAAACCGAAAAAACAATCACATCCGACAATTGGCTTAAAACAGGAGATTATGGCAAAGTAGATACAGAAGGATTTTTATGGATTACCGGCAGAAAAAAAGACCTGATTATTATCAGCGGAGAGAATGTATCTCCTCGGGAAATTGAACAGGTTATCGGTGAACACGAAAAGGTATTTGAGGTTGCTGTTGTTGGTGTGCCTGATAAAGTCCGGGGTGAAGTTCCCAAGGCCTGCATAGTATTGCATGAGCATGCGATGTGCAGCGAGGAGGAAATCAGAGACCATTGTATGCAACGATTACCAAACTATAAAGTTCCTAAATATTTTGAATTTCTTAAAGAGCTGCCACATAGTCCCACAGGTAAGATATTAAAAAGGGTTCTGAGGCAATAA
- a CDS encoding phosphoglycolate phosphatase: MKNSSKHFKAVLFDLDGTLLDTLEDLSNATNHVLARNGFPTHTLDIYRYFVGDGAAMLMSRALPEDKRDGDIIRICVQAFREEYGRNWNRKTKPYDGVAEMLDALTAHGLKMAILSNKPDDFTKLCVAEFLQNWAFDIVLGQRNSFPLKPNPASAREIAKCLNVHPSEFIYLGDTAIDMKTAIAAGMFPVGALWGFRTEKELLENGAQMLIKKPQEILDLLDYT; this comes from the coding sequence ATGAAAAATTCATCAAAACATTTCAAGGCTGTACTCTTCGATCTTGATGGGACATTACTTGATACCCTGGAAGATCTTAGCAATGCGACAAATCATGTCCTGGCAAGAAATGGTTTTCCCACTCATACGCTGGACATTTACCGTTACTTCGTGGGTGATGGAGCAGCTATGCTTATGAGTCGTGCACTACCGGAAGATAAGCGAGATGGTGATATCATCCGTATTTGTGTGCAGGCATTTCGGGAAGAATACGGCCGAAATTGGAATAGAAAGACGAAGCCTTACGATGGCGTGGCAGAAATGCTCGATGCGCTGACAGCACATGGCCTGAAAATGGCAATTCTGTCTAACAAACCAGATGATTTTACAAAACTGTGCGTGGCAGAATTTCTGCAGAATTGGGCATTCGATATAGTTCTGGGCCAACGCAACTCATTCCCGCTCAAACCAAATCCCGCAAGCGCACGAGAGATAGCTAAATGTCTGAATGTTCACCCTTCAGAATTTATCTATCTTGGTGATACTGCTATTGATATGAAGACTGCCATAGCAGCCGGCATGTTTCCTGTAGGGGCGCTTTGGGGTTTCCGTACGGAAAAAGAGCTCCTGGAAAATGGCGCACAGATGCTGATTAAAAAGCCACAGGAAATCTTAGATCTTCTTGATTACACATAA
- a CDS encoding two-component sensor kinase, producing the protein MIRGPDIRAVPFHKLFTRILTISLFIAGALVIIGWIFDVSVLRFGLSLYVVIGIVLFAAMVLCTALLLEKRYNERKLIEKELKTLNESLEHRIAERTLILTMINKELERENEERKRAEQSLCESEERYRSFVENAQDVIFTLAADGTITSLNQAFETITGWSRDHWLYKNFNPLLHPEDRAVALQFLYLVLQGETLPTFELRISNKSNNYLTGEFKVAPLIKEGSVIGILGIARNITERKHAEKILRESENKYRLLLENLPQRIFYKDKNSLYISCNENFARDFHIKPDEVFGKTDYDFFPKELADRYRSDDKRIINSGQRESKEDSYIKDGNELIVQMIRTPIRDGKGAIVGILGSALDITEKVALEKEAEHTYHLAALGELAAGVGHEINNPITGVINCAQILLNKSKEESKERDLARRILKEGDRIARIVHSLLSIARSGSSGKSIIGIHEILPDALTLTEVQLRKEGIKLKLDVPDSLPKVQVNPQLIQQVFLNLINNARYALNQKYTEAHENKILEVRGEEMKIEDLPHVKITFCDYGTGIPNSIRDKLLNPFFTTKPSGKGTGLGLSINHTIIRDHGGKLVINSIEGKFTKIAIILPAKS; encoded by the coding sequence ATGATTAGAGGACCTGATATTCGTGCAGTCCCTTTCCACAAATTATTCACAAGAATTTTAACCATTTCTCTCTTTATTGCTGGCGCTCTCGTAATTATCGGCTGGATATTTGATGTCTCTGTATTAAGATTTGGATTGTCTTTGTATGTAGTTATAGGCATTGTCCTTTTTGCCGCCATGGTTTTGTGTACCGCCCTGTTACTGGAGAAAAGATATAATGAACGCAAACTTATAGAGAAAGAATTGAAAACGCTCAATGAATCCCTTGAACATCGTATAGCAGAGCGAACATTGATACTCACCATGATAAATAAAGAACTCGAGAGAGAAAATGAAGAACGGAAACGAGCAGAACAATCATTGTGCGAATCGGAAGAACGATACCGCAGCTTTGTTGAAAATGCCCAGGATGTTATTTTCACCCTTGCTGCTGACGGAACTATTACTTCATTAAATCAAGCCTTTGAGACTATTACCGGGTGGTCACGGGATCATTGGTTATATAAAAATTTCAATCCCTTACTTCATCCTGAAGACAGGGCTGTTGCACTACAATTTTTGTATCTCGTTCTGCAGGGGGAAACACTACCCACCTTTGAATTACGTATATCGAATAAATCGAACAACTACCTGACAGGAGAATTTAAAGTAGCCCCCCTGATTAAAGAAGGGTCGGTTATTGGAATCTTAGGTATTGCCCGTAATATTACCGAACGAAAGCATGCTGAAAAGATTCTCCGTGAAAGTGAAAATAAGTATCGGCTACTTCTTGAAAATCTCCCGCAAAGGATATTTTATAAAGATAAAAATTCCCTGTATATTTCTTGCAACGAAAATTTTGCCCGTGATTTCCATATAAAACCGGATGAAGTCTTTGGAAAAACCGATTATGACTTCTTCCCCAAAGAACTTGCTGATAGATATCGGTCTGATGATAAGAGAATTATAAATTCAGGGCAAAGAGAATCTAAAGAAGATAGCTATATCAAAGATGGAAATGAACTTATTGTGCAAATGATTAGAACCCCCATAAGAGACGGAAAAGGCGCTATTGTTGGCATATTGGGTTCAGCCCTTGACATTACGGAAAAGGTCGCCCTGGAAAAGGAGGCAGAACACACTTACCACCTGGCTGCATTGGGAGAATTAGCGGCAGGCGTAGGTCATGAGATTAATAATCCGATAACGGGTGTTATTAACTGTGCCCAGATCTTGCTTAACAAAAGTAAGGAAGAGAGCAAAGAGAGGGATCTTGCCCGTCGGATTTTAAAAGAAGGTGACCGTATAGCAAGAATTGTTCATAGTCTTCTTTCCATTGCCAGATCAGGCAGCAGTGGAAAAAGCATTATCGGTATCCACGAGATACTTCCTGATGCATTGACATTAACAGAGGTGCAACTCCGCAAAGAAGGTATTAAACTAAAATTAGATGTTCCTGACAGTTTACCGAAAGTACAAGTAAACCCACAACTCATTCAGCAAGTTTTTCTCAATCTTATTAATAATGCCCGCTATGCCCTGAACCAAAAATATACAGAGGCGCATGAGAACAAAATCCTTGAGGTCAGAGGTGAAGAAATGAAGATTGAGGATCTTCCCCATGTAAAAATTACCTTTTGTGACTATGGCACCGGCATACCGAACAGCATAAGAGATAAGTTACTGAATCCTTTCTTCACGACAAAGCCCTCCGGCAAAGGGACTGGGCTGGGTTTGAGTATTAATCATACCATCATCAGGGATCACGGCGGCAAACTTGTGATCAACAGTATTGAAGGAAAGTTCACAAAAATTGCAATAATTCTTCCGGCAAAATCCTGA
- a CDS encoding DNA-binding protein, producing the protein MQKKELKQMENILLNKKNILLREVEERFKKYRDANNGKLTDIAEIASSVLNGDLEMLVAVEDVRELKQIEDALARIRAGHYGVCEQCGQPIKKARLKAIPFATLCVSCKEEEEREYYNEKTTQVKYEWEENMGSSETSELDDIDKRKLGNKIMEFEYDDNKN; encoded by the coding sequence ATGCAAAAGAAAGAATTAAAACAAATGGAAAATATTCTTTTGAACAAAAAGAATATTTTATTACGGGAAGTTGAAGAGCGTTTCAAGAAGTATCGGGATGCAAATAATGGAAAATTAACGGATATTGCGGAAATTGCTTCTAGTGTTCTCAATGGCGATCTGGAAATGCTGGTTGCGGTGGAAGATGTTAGAGAGTTGAAACAGATTGAAGATGCCCTTGCCCGAATCAGAGCAGGTCATTATGGAGTATGTGAACAGTGCGGTCAGCCGATAAAGAAAGCGCGTTTAAAAGCTATTCCGTTCGCAACCCTTTGCGTAAGCTGTAAAGAGGAAGAGGAGAGGGAATATTATAATGAGAAAACAACGCAGGTTAAGTACGAATGGGAAGAAAATATGGGAAGTTCTGAAACCAGTGAATTAGACGATATCGATAAGAGAAAGCTGGGAAATAAAATCATGGAATTTGAATATGATGATAACAAAAATTAA
- a CDS encoding transposase, whose amino-acid sequence MKKPFSIPLLSQMLFHRTPKSVQEKLIAVYLWTLMTYWGHFSISLVAQYLKRHKAQVSRHMKNNLFLDNLSQKMLPKELSGRIGKKAHLIIDSTMKAKRGKKLCNLQKFKTSRGFIIGHCFVFALLICEDNSSWIIAVKPYLTKAFCRRTNQEFKTQNQLAVEILQEVSLPLETHVIVVADSAFVAHFIVSEITTHPQWSFVSSLDSNRKITIKGYTRHTADFKKEYLPALKKISISCNGRKNTLKVMSISAEVSKVGPATVVLSQRDRQTLALIGVGKRLSLRAICYAYLLRWRIEILFKELKQYLHFGSYHCRDFEAYMNHILLVILAYNILKSLYPKFSIAEAKKQVSQSSQAVFLYELKHDLTKFHGNRIVKNKIFQALSAMTGIFPLSMAG is encoded by the coding sequence ATGAAGAAACCATTCTCAATCCCTTTGCTTTCACAGATGCTGTTTCACCGTACCCCTAAATCCGTTCAGGAAAAACTTATTGCTGTTTATCTGTGGACACTAATGACTTATTGGGGTCATTTCAGTATCAGCTTAGTTGCCCAATATCTCAAACGACATAAAGCACAAGTATCCAGACACATGAAGAACAATCTATTCTTAGATAATCTCTCTCAGAAAATGCTTCCCAAAGAACTCTCCGGAAGAATTGGGAAAAAGGCACATCTGATTATCGATTCTACAATGAAGGCCAAAAGAGGGAAAAAGCTCTGCAATCTTCAGAAGTTCAAGACTTCCCGTGGATTCATTATTGGCCACTGTTTTGTCTTTGCCCTGCTTATCTGTGAAGACAATTCATCATGGATTATAGCCGTAAAACCCTATCTTACCAAAGCATTTTGTAGAAGAACCAACCAAGAGTTTAAGACCCAAAACCAATTAGCCGTAGAGATCTTACAGGAGGTCTCTCTTCCGTTAGAAACCCATGTCATCGTGGTTGCCGACTCTGCCTTTGTAGCGCACTTTATCGTATCAGAAATTACCACTCATCCCCAATGGTCATTTGTCAGTTCTTTAGACTCCAATCGAAAGATTACCATCAAGGGATACACCCGGCATACTGCTGATTTTAAGAAAGAATACTTACCAGCCCTTAAAAAGATATCCATTTCTTGTAATGGACGAAAAAATACTTTAAAAGTTATGTCAATCAGCGCTGAAGTATCAAAGGTTGGCCCTGCCACCGTAGTGCTCTCTCAGCGTGATCGTCAAACCCTTGCCCTTATAGGTGTTGGTAAAAGACTTTCTCTCAGAGCAATCTGTTATGCCTATCTCTTGCGATGGAGAATAGAGATTCTCTTTAAGGAACTCAAACAGTATCTGCATTTTGGCTCGTATCATTGCAGAGATTTTGAAGCTTATATGAACCATATTCTTTTGGTGATTCTGGCATATAACATTCTGAAGTCTCTGTATCCAAAATTTTCAATTGCTGAAGCGAAAAAACAGGTAAGTCAGTCTTCCCAAGCAGTATTTTTGTACGAACTGAAGCATGACTTAACAAAATTTCACGGCAATAGAATCGTTAAGAACAAGATTTTTCAGGCTCTCTCAGCCATGACTGGCATCTTTCCCTTATCTATGGCTGGTTAG